Part of the Lichenicola cladoniae genome is shown below.
GCAGCTGGGAACAACGTCGTCCTGACCAACGGCGATGGGACGACGACGACGTTCGAATTCGGCGACGGCACAACCGCTGCGCAGTCTGTGGAAACATCCGGAGCGACCGCGAATCATGTCGTGGTGGTGCTGGTCGATGCAACCACCCAGTCGACAAGTACGATGCTGGGTAGCCTAGTGTCGGCGATGAATAATAATGGCTATAATGCGGTTACCCAGAGCAATGGGTCGATCGACGTGACTGGTCAGGGGGTTACCGCTTCCAAAAGCAACCTGGCAGCTGGCGGTGCCACCAGCATCGATGATGGAACGGCGCTGAGTGCCAGCGAGGCCGTGATCACCACAATCCAGAGTGCGATTACCAAGATGACCGGCATCAGTGGCAACCTGGGCGCGACGACGCAGCAGATCACCGGGATGCAGAGTTTCACCAGCGATCTCAGCGATGCGTTGACGTCGGGCGTCGGTGCTTTGACCGATGCGGACCTGTCGGCGACAAGCGCCAGGCTGACATCGCTGCAGACGAAGCAGCAGTTGGCGATCCAGTCGCTGTCGATCGCGAATTCGCAGTCCTCGTCTATCCTCTCGCTGTTCCGCTAGCTGCTCTGCAACGGGCCGGGCGTTCGGCGCTCGGCCTGTCCCTGCCATCGAATGAACGGGTTCATCCATGAAGTACGGCGCCAGCCAGTATCGACGATCGGAAGGTGGCGCGCTATCGCCGCGAGAGACCGAGGCGGCGGCTTTCGTCTTCGTGAACCGGATGCTGTCGGAACATGGTGACGCTCTCACGCGCATGCGGGCCCTGGCCAAGAACCAGCAGCTCTGGTCGATGCTGCTGAAGGATATCGGCAGCTCTAGCAATGGCTTGCCGGACATCCTCAAGGCGGACCTTGCCACGGTCGGCTTCTGGGCGGTCCGGACCAGTATAGCCTCCATGGGTGACGATCGCCCGGTCACCGCGCTCTTGCAGGTCAACGAGGACATGATCGCAGGACTTCGCACCGCTCGGGAGGATTCGGGCCCTGTCCCCGCCCATATGAGGCTTGTTATGGCTGGCTAGGCACGTCGCCCCGATTTGCCTGGCCATCCTCGCCGGGGGCATAATAGGTGGGCCGCACTTCAGGCGGTGCCACAGGAAGTGCCCGACATGACCAGTTACGCGTCGCTGTTTGTGGGTGATCCGGCGCCCTGGTTCCGGCAGCGCTGCACGACCCATCACGGTGACTACACGTTCGACATGACCGGTGGTCGTTACATAGTGCTCTACCTGTTCGTCTCGTCGGGCGATCCACTGACGCACGCTGCATTGCGGGTCATCACCGAAAATCGCCAGTTGTTCGATGACAGGCAGGCAAGCTTCTTTGGGGTCAGCGCCGATCCTGCAGACGAGAGCCAGGCGAGGCTTCAGGCGGATCTGCCCGGCATCCGGTATTTTTTCGATCATGACGGACTGGTTGGGCGGCTGTACGGTAGCCGTTCGGTTCAGCAGGCTGGGCCTGACGCGGATGGCGAGGGCCGTAACCTCTGGTACGTGCTCGATCCGCTGCTCAGGGTCCGTGGGGTTTTCGTGGATGACCCGGACGCGGCGGTTCGGATCGTCGAACTGTTGGGGCGTCTGCCGTCGCTCGATGTGCCGACACCTGAACAGCCGGTTCCGGTGCTGATGCTGCCGGACGTGTTCGAGCCTGAGTTTTGCAGCAGGTTGATCGACTACTACGAGACGTCCGAGAGCCAGCCGTCCGGGGTGTTCACCCAGGGCGCAGACGGCCCGTCCCGGATAGTGACCGATACCGGCTTCAAGCGCCGGCGGGATTGTCAGGTTCGTCACCGTGGCCTGGTCGAACAGATACAGGCGCGGATCGTTCGGAGGGTGGTACCCGAGATCCGAAAAGCCTATCAGTTCGAGGCGACCGAACTCGAGCGGCTGATCCTGGCATCCTATGATTCCAGCGATCGTGGATGCTTCGGGGCGCACCGGGATAACACCGTCAAAGCGACCGAGCATCGCCGCTTTGCCGTGTCGATCAACCTGAACGAAGGCTTTGAAGGCGGTGAGCTTGTGTTTCCCGAGTTCAGTCGACGCGGGTTCAAGCCGGGTACCGGCGGCGCGATCATCTTCGCCTGTTCGCTCATGCACCTGGTCACGCCGGTAACAGCCGGTCGGCGGCTGGCTTGCCTGCCATTCGTCTATGACGCGGAAGCGGCGAAGCTGAAGAAGGCAAATCGGGCGCTGGCGGCTCGTGCTGCTGAAAGTCCGGTCGCGTAGCCCCAGTGCTCCATCCTTCCGGTATTCGGATGCCGTTGCACACCCGAAATGTCGGGCGACATCAAGGCCGATCGAGCGTGGATGACCGTCCTCCCCTGCATATGGCGGCCACACAGTCGGGCTGGCTTTCGGAGGCGTTTCGCAAGCGAAGCGCTGCTCCCACTCTTGAGCACGCATTTGCAATCACCATCTAAATTCCTATGCATTGGTCCAGCCGGCGTTGCCTCTTGAGGGACGCCATTCAGGCTGGTCCGCGAAACCAGTCGCCTGAGAAAGAGGGACAGGGCCATGGAATTGGAAAAGTTTACCGAGCGGTCACGCGGCTTCCTGCAGGCTGCGCAGACGATCGCGCTACGAGAGTACCACCAGAAGCTGACGCCGGAGCACCTGCTGAAGGCGCTGCTGGACGATGAGGAGGGTGCCGCCGCCGGGCTGATCCGGGCTGCCGGCGGTGATCCGCAGGCAGCCCGGTTGTCGGTCGAGGCGGAGATGGGACGGCTGCCGAAGGTGCAGGGGGCCGGTGCCGGCCATCCACAGGCCACTCCCGAACTCGTACGCATCCTCGATACTGCCCAACAGGATGCCCAGAAGGCGGGCGATAGCTTCGTTGCCCAGGACCGGTTGCTGGTGGCACTTGCCGGTTCCGATCAGCCCGCTGGCCGGGCACTGGTCCAGGCCGGCGTGCCCAAGCAGGCGCTCGAGCGGTCGTTGGCCGAGATGCGCAAGGGCCGCAAGGTGACCAGCGAGAACGCCGAGGCAGGCTTCGACGCATTGAAGAAGTATGCCCGCGACGTGACCGAGATCGCCCGCAGCGGCAAGCTCGACCCGGTGATCGGTCGCGACGAGGAGATCCGTCGCGCCATCCAGGTGCTGGCGCGTCGCACCAAGAACAACCCGGTGCTCATTGGCGAGCCTGGAGTTGGCAAGACGGCGATCGTGGAGGGGCTGGCCCTCCGGATCGTCAACGGAGACGTGCCCGAGGCGCTGAAAGGCAAGCGCATCCTCGGCCTCGACTTGGGGGCACTCGTGGCCGGAGCCAAGTTCCGCGGCGAGTTCGAGGAGCGGCTGAAGGCGGTCCTGAAGGAGATCGAGACGGCGGCCGGCGAGGTCATCCTGTTCATCGACGAGATGCACACGCTGGTCGGCGCGGGCCGGGCCGATGGGGCGATGGATGCCTCCAACCTGCTCAAGCCGGAGCTGGCACGCGGCGCCCTGCACTGCATCGGCGCCACGACCCTCGATGAATACCGGAAATACATAGAGAAGGACGCGGCCCTGGCCCGTCGCTTCCAGCCGGTGTTCGTAGGCGAGCCGTCGGTGGCGGATACGATCTCGATCCTGCGCGGGCTCAAGGAGAAGTACGAGCTCCATCACGGCATACGCATCACCGATGGCGCCCTGGTCGCGGCGGCGACCCTGTCGAACCGCTACATCACCGACCGCTTCCTGCCGGACAAGGCGATCGACTTGATGGACGAGGCGGCCAGCCGTCTGCGGATGCAGGTGGATAGCAAGCCCGAGGCGCTGGATGAGCTCGACCGGCGGCTGATGCAGCTCAAGATCGAGCGTGAGGCGCTCCGGCGCGAGGACGACTCCGCCAGCCGGGATCGTCTGTCGAAGCTCGAGGTCGAGATCGCCGACCTGGAGGAGCGTTCGGATGCTCTGACCACGACCTGGCGGGCGGAGAAGGATCGGGTCAACGAGACCCAGAAGCTCAAGGAGCGGCTGGACCAGGCGCGGTCCGAGGTGGAGGGCGCGCAGCGTCGGGGCGATCTCGGTCGTGCTTCGGAGCTTATGTATGGGGTGATCCCGGCGCTCGAGAGCGAGATCGCACTCAAGCAGGACGATACCGGCGATGGGTCCCGGCTGGTCAACGAGGCGGTCAACGAGGAGGCGATCGCGTCGGTGGTCTCCCGCTGGACCGGTGTGCCGATGGAGCGGATGCTCGAGGGCGAGCGCTCCAAGCTGCTGCGCATGGAAGACAAGCTGCGCGGTCGCGTGGTCGGACAGGAAGAGGCCCTCAAGGCGGTCTCTGACGCGGTGCGGCGAGCTCGGGCCGGGCTGCAGGACCCGAACCGGCCGATCGGCTCGTTCCTGTTCCTGGGGCCCACCGGCGTGGGCAAGACCGAGCTCACCAAGGCGCTGGCGGAGTTCCTGTTCGACGACGAGAAGGCGCTGCTGCGGATCGACATGAGCGAGTTCATGGAGAAGCACGCGGTCAGCCGCCTGATCGGCGCCCCGCCTGGTTACGTGGGCTACGACGAGGGTGGGGTGCTGACCGAGGCTGTGCGCCGGCGGCCGTATCAGGTGATCCTGTTCGACGAGGTAGAGAAGGCACACGAGGACATCTTCAACGTGTTGCTGCAGGTGCTCGACGATGGGCGGCTGACCGACGGGCAGGGGCGCAC
Proteins encoded:
- a CDS encoding flagellar biosynthesis regulator FlaF, with the translated sequence MKYGASQYRRSEGGALSPRETEAAAFVFVNRMLSEHGDALTRMRALAKNQQLWSMLLKDIGSSSNGLPDILKADLATVGFWAVRTSIASMGDDRPVTALLQVNEDMIAGLRTAREDSGPVPAHMRLVMAG
- a CDS encoding redoxin domain-containing protein, which produces MTSYASLFVGDPAPWFRQRCTTHHGDYTFDMTGGRYIVLYLFVSSGDPLTHAALRVITENRQLFDDRQASFFGVSADPADESQARLQADLPGIRYFFDHDGLVGRLYGSRSVQQAGPDADGEGRNLWYVLDPLLRVRGVFVDDPDAAVRIVELLGRLPSLDVPTPEQPVPVLMLPDVFEPEFCSRLIDYYETSESQPSGVFTQGADGPSRIVTDTGFKRRRDCQVRHRGLVEQIQARIVRRVVPEIRKAYQFEATELERLILASYDSSDRGCFGAHRDNTVKATEHRRFAVSINLNEGFEGGELVFPEFSRRGFKPGTGGAIIFACSLMHLVTPVTAGRRLACLPFVYDAEAAKLKKANRALAARAAESPVA
- the clpB gene encoding ATP-dependent chaperone ClpB, with amino-acid sequence MELEKFTERSRGFLQAAQTIALREYHQKLTPEHLLKALLDDEEGAAAGLIRAAGGDPQAARLSVEAEMGRLPKVQGAGAGHPQATPELVRILDTAQQDAQKAGDSFVAQDRLLVALAGSDQPAGRALVQAGVPKQALERSLAEMRKGRKVTSENAEAGFDALKKYARDVTEIARSGKLDPVIGRDEEIRRAIQVLARRTKNNPVLIGEPGVGKTAIVEGLALRIVNGDVPEALKGKRILGLDLGALVAGAKFRGEFEERLKAVLKEIETAAGEVILFIDEMHTLVGAGRADGAMDASNLLKPELARGALHCIGATTLDEYRKYIEKDAALARRFQPVFVGEPSVADTISILRGLKEKYELHHGIRITDGALVAAATLSNRYITDRFLPDKAIDLMDEAASRLRMQVDSKPEALDELDRRLMQLKIEREALRREDDSASRDRLSKLEVEIADLEERSDALTTTWRAEKDRVNETQKLKERLDQARSEVEGAQRRGDLGRASELMYGVIPALESEIALKQDDTGDGSRLVNEAVNEEAIASVVSRWTGVPMERMLEGERSKLLRMEDKLRGRVVGQEEALKAVSDAVRRARAGLQDPNRPIGSFLFLGPTGVGKTELTKALAEFLFDDEKALLRIDMSEFMEKHAVSRLIGAPPGYVGYDEGGVLTEAVRRRPYQVILFDEVEKAHEDIFNVLLQVLDDGRLTDGQGRTVDFRNTIIVLTSNLGSDLLANQADGETTALVQAQVMRVVRDHFRPEFLNRLDEVILFSRLQMADMARIVDIQLVRLRSLLADRKLSLELDQLAHDWLANEGYDPVYGARPLKRVIQRSLQNPLANLILDGTLHDGEAIRVSAGRDGLILNGVMADAAA